The DNA window CAATTTTGGCAAACTCTGTCAGTCAGTATGTTTTTCAATTGTCTTCTCGCCCCATGTTGCTGGTTAAAGATGACATTTATGTCAAAAGAATTAAACGCATCATGGTAGCGTTAGATAATTCTGATCCAGCCAAACATTGTTTAAGTTTAGCTTTATTCTTGCTGCGAGGTGTTCCTGGTAGCCAATTAATTCTGACTCATATTAATACTGATTTGCGCGGTAAAACCTCAGAAGTTGCTGAAGTTATCCCCGAAAAAAATCCCATTTTTGGCGCAGCTTACGCCGAAGCTCAAAAATATGGTGTCCAAACTCGCTGCTACACCAGTAGCGGTAAACCCGGTGAAGAAATTTGTCGTCTCGCCGAAGAGTTGAGTGTAGACTTGCTTCTACTCGGTTCTCCAGATCGTCGTCCATCAGTAGCCAAGAGCTTTGTCGATATAGACAGACTCA is part of the Aulosira sp. FACHB-615 genome and encodes:
- a CDS encoding universal stress protein, with protein sequence MIEKILLAVSGLGHAEEMLKTLKEVPSIQRAKVTVLHVVPPQSTASAMTNKWEEGGKILANAIQSLNLDPSQVSSILRQGEPKDVVCQVADEIDADLIIMGSRGLKRLQSILANSVSQYVFQLSSRPMLLVKDDIYVKRIKRIMVALDNSDPAKHCLSLALFLLRGVPGSQLILTHINTDLRGKTSEVAEVIPEKNPIFGAAYAEAQKYGVQTRCYTSSGKPGEEICRLAEELSVDLLLLGSPDRRPSVAKSFVDIDRLIGASLSDYVRVNATCPVLLARTSA